The following are encoded together in the Acidovorax sp. KKS102 genome:
- a CDS encoding DedA family protein, whose protein sequence is MELVTFLIDFILHVDKYLEAFVQTYGMWVYALLFAIVFVETGLVVMPFLPGDSLLFIVGALCGAGMMNFPLACGVLLAAAILGDQCNYSIGRYFGPKVFQWEDSRWFNRRAFNQAHEFYERYGGITIVIARFMPFIRTFAPFVAGVAEMNRAKFTAYNVGGALLWVLGIATAGYFFGNFAWVKENLDKIIWAMIFVPGLIAIFGAWRAGRQARTV, encoded by the coding sequence ATGGAACTTGTCACTTTTCTCATCGACTTCATCCTGCACGTGGACAAGTACCTGGAGGCGTTTGTGCAGACCTACGGCATGTGGGTGTATGCGCTGCTGTTCGCCATCGTGTTTGTCGAAACGGGTCTGGTGGTGATGCCGTTCCTGCCGGGCGACTCGCTGCTGTTCATCGTGGGCGCGCTGTGTGGGGCGGGGATGATGAACTTTCCGCTGGCGTGCGGGGTGCTGCTGGCGGCGGCCATTTTGGGCGACCAGTGCAACTATTCGATTGGCCGCTACTTTGGACCCAAGGTGTTCCAGTGGGAGGATTCGCGCTGGTTCAACCGCCGGGCGTTCAATCAGGCGCATGAGTTTTATGAGCGCTACGGCGGCATCACCATCGTGATTGCGCGCTTCATGCCCTTCATCCGCACGTTTGCACCCTTCGTGGCGGGTGTGGCTGAAATGAACCGTGCCAAGTTCACCGCGTACAACGTGGGTGGTGCGCTGCTGTGGGTGCTCGGTATTGCCACGGCGGGGTACTTCTTCGGCAACTTTGCGTGGGTCAAGGAGAACCTGGACAAGATCATCTGGGCGATGATTTTTGTGCCGGGCCTGATCGCCATCTTTGGCGCGTGGCGCGCAGGGCGTCAGGCGCGTACGGTCTGA
- a CDS encoding glycine zipper 2TM domain-containing protein, which yields MKIRHILLATTCTAALALGGCASNPTNAQVGTGVGAVVGGVAGNAIFGGPVGTIGGAAAGALIGHEVGEDRDQRRPYRR from the coding sequence ATGAAAATCCGTCACATTCTTCTCGCGACCACTTGCACCGCGGCCCTGGCACTGGGTGGTTGTGCATCCAACCCCACCAACGCCCAAGTGGGCACTGGCGTCGGCGCCGTGGTCGGCGGCGTTGCCGGTAATGCCATCTTCGGCGGCCCCGTGGGCACCATCGGCGGTGCCGCAGCCGGCGCCCTCATCGGCCATGAGGTGGGTGAAGACCGCGACCAGCGTCGCCCCTACCGCCGTTAA